The Saccharothrix variisporea genome has a segment encoding these proteins:
- the cutA gene encoding divalent-cation tolerance protein CutA, protein MSDNHVVAITTTDSEDAAATLARALVEHRLAACVQISAPVRSIYRWDDAIQDDREWQLWIKTTYDRLDELTTFIQANHSYDTPEVIALPVLAGSPDYLTWITEQTR, encoded by the coding sequence ATGAGCGACAACCACGTCGTGGCCATCACGACCACCGACAGCGAGGACGCCGCCGCCACCCTGGCCCGCGCACTGGTCGAGCACCGGCTGGCGGCGTGCGTCCAGATCAGCGCCCCGGTGCGCAGCATCTACCGCTGGGACGACGCCATCCAGGACGACCGCGAGTGGCAGCTGTGGATCAAGACGACCTACGACCGCCTCGACGAGCTGACCACCTTCATCCAGGCCAACCACTCCTACGACACCCCGGAGGTCATCGCCCTCCCCGTCCTGGCCGGCAGCCCCGACTACCTGACCTGGATCACCGAGCAGACCCGCTGA
- a CDS encoding FAD-binding and (Fe-S)-binding domain-containing protein — MTGFVEQLRAAVDGDVLADPASRALYSVDASNYRHVPRVVVRPRSVDAVVAAVGVATAFDVPITNRGAGTSIAGNSAGPGLVIDFAKYLDRVVSIDPDARVAVVQPGVVLDRLNAVVRDFGLVFGPDPSTHSRCTIGGMIGNDACGAHSVAWGKTSDNVLGLDVLLADGRRFDTRTPPALDLPAVDPGWFPALDRRVSGYRLDALPDLTRALVGSEGTCVTVLGATLKLVEAPQRRVLAVLGFDGPYDAADHAPLVRALPVLAVEGIDVKLAESAGDSRTLLPRGVSWLFVETADEDTAHAAAALAAHSVVVTDPARQRALWRVREDGAGLATRMADGSEAWSGWEDAAVPPERLGAYLREFDALLAGHGRRGVTYGHFGEGCLHVRIDFDLRSGYRAFLEDAADLVVAHGGSLSGEHGDGQARSELLTRMYPKAAIEAFGRFKRAFDPENRMNPGRIVDPLPLDADLRVVVAPPVIPTRAALALRADGGDLAAATRRCVGVGKCLNTSGGVMCPSYRVTREEKHSTRGRARLLFEMLGGQVVRGGWRSEEVREALDLCLGCKGCKRDCPVDVDMATYKAEFLHHHYKGRVRPLSHYSMGWLPLWLRLRMVNGVTARFARFAGVAEERPLPTLARRTFQRVFEGGGEGERVVLFPDTFTNFFEPRIGLDAAAVLGHVGQGVEVPRGAVCCGLTWFSTGQVDVARRVVRRTAKVLRPWTRDGVPVVGLEPSCTAFLRSDALEVAGDDPDVVRLASSVRTFAEHVSPLVEPVSGGGSAVVQPHCHQYAESGTAADRELLERVGVSASMVSGCCGLAGNFGFEKGHYDVSMAVAELELLPAVRAASSEGAAVVADGFSCRTQVRQGAAVEPVHTATLVARALGVARALGVARG; from the coding sequence GTGACCGGTTTCGTGGAACAACTGCGCGCCGCGGTCGACGGCGACGTCCTCGCCGACCCCGCCAGCCGCGCGCTGTACTCGGTGGACGCCTCCAACTACCGGCACGTGCCGCGCGTGGTGGTGCGCCCCCGGTCGGTGGACGCGGTGGTGGCGGCGGTCGGGGTGGCGACCGCGTTCGACGTGCCGATCACCAACCGGGGCGCCGGGACCAGCATCGCGGGCAACTCCGCCGGACCGGGACTGGTGATCGACTTCGCGAAGTACCTCGACCGGGTGGTCTCGATCGACCCGGACGCGCGGGTCGCCGTGGTGCAGCCCGGGGTCGTACTGGACCGGCTCAACGCGGTTGTCAGGGACTTCGGGCTGGTGTTCGGCCCGGACCCGTCCACGCACTCGCGGTGCACGATCGGCGGGATGATCGGCAACGACGCCTGCGGCGCGCACTCGGTCGCGTGGGGCAAGACCAGCGACAACGTGCTCGGGCTGGACGTCCTGCTGGCGGATGGGCGGCGCTTCGACACCCGGACGCCGCCCGCGCTGGACCTGCCGGCCGTGGACCCGGGGTGGTTCCCGGCGCTGGACCGGCGGGTCTCCGGGTACCGGCTGGACGCGCTGCCCGACCTGACCCGGGCGCTGGTCGGGTCCGAGGGCACCTGCGTGACGGTGCTGGGCGCGACGCTGAAGCTGGTCGAGGCGCCCCAGCGGCGGGTGCTCGCGGTGCTGGGGTTCGACGGGCCGTACGACGCCGCCGACCACGCCCCGCTCGTGCGCGCGCTGCCGGTGCTCGCGGTCGAGGGCATCGACGTGAAGCTGGCCGAGTCGGCGGGCGACTCCCGGACGCTGCTGCCGCGCGGCGTGAGCTGGCTGTTCGTGGAGACCGCCGACGAGGACACCGCGCACGCGGCGGCGGCCCTGGCCGCGCACTCGGTGGTGGTGACCGACCCGGCGCGGCAGCGGGCGCTGTGGCGGGTGAGGGAGGACGGCGCGGGCCTGGCGACCCGGATGGCCGACGGGAGCGAGGCGTGGTCGGGGTGGGAGGACGCGGCCGTCCCGCCCGAGCGGCTGGGCGCGTACCTGCGGGAATTCGACGCGTTGCTGGCCGGCCACGGGCGGCGGGGCGTGACGTACGGGCACTTCGGCGAGGGGTGCCTGCACGTGCGGATCGACTTCGACCTGAGGTCCGGCTATCGGGCGTTCTTGGAGGACGCGGCGGACCTGGTGGTGGCGCACGGCGGGTCGCTGTCCGGTGAGCACGGGGACGGGCAGGCCCGGTCGGAACTGTTGACGCGGATGTACCCCAAGGCGGCGATCGAGGCGTTCGGGCGGTTCAAGCGCGCGTTCGACCCCGAGAACCGGATGAATCCCGGCCGGATCGTGGACCCGTTGCCGTTGGACGCCGACCTGCGGGTGGTCGTCGCTCCCCCGGTGATCCCGACTCGGGCTGCTTTGGCGCTGCGAGCCGATGGTGGCGATCTGGCGGCGGCGACGCGGCGGTGCGTGGGCGTCGGGAAGTGCCTGAACACCTCGGGTGGGGTGATGTGCCCGAGTTATCGGGTGACGCGGGAGGAAAAGCACTCGACGCGAGGGCGGGCGCGGCTGCTGTTCGAGATGTTGGGCGGCCAGGTCGTGCGCGGCGGGTGGCGGTCGGAGGAAGTGCGCGAAGCCCTGGACTTGTGTCTGGGGTGCAAGGGGTGCAAGCGCGACTGTCCCGTGGACGTGGACATGGCCACCTACAAGGCGGAATTCCTGCACCACCACTACAAGGGGCGGGTGCGGCCGTTGTCGCATTACTCGATGGGGTGGCTGCCGTTGTGGCTGCGGTTGCGGATGGTGAACGGGGTGACGGCCCGGTTCGCCCGGTTCGCCGGGGTGGCGGAGGAGAGGCCGTTGCCGACGCTGGCTCGGCGGACGTTCCAGCGCGTGTTCGAGGGTGGTGGTGAGGGGGAACGGGTGGTGCTCTTCCCGGACACCTTCACGAACTTCTTCGAGCCTCGGATCGGGTTGGACGCGGCGGCGGTGTTGGGGCACGTCGGGCAAGGGGTGGAGGTACCGCGGGGCGCGGTGTGCTGTGGGCTGACGTGGTTCTCGACCGGGCAGGTGGACGTGGCTCGGCGGGTCGTGCGGCGGACCGCGAAGGTGTTGCGGCCGTGGACGCGGGACGGGGTGCCGGTGGTGGGGTTGGAGCCCAGTTGCACGGCGTTCCTGCGGTCGGACGCGCTGGAGGTGGCCGGGGACGACCCGGACGTGGTGCGGCTGGCGTCGTCGGTGCGGACGTTCGCGGAGCACGTATCGCCGTTGGTGGAACCGGTGTCGGGTGGTGGATCGGCGGTGGTGCAGCCGCATTGCCACCAGTACGCGGAGTCCGGGACGGCGGCGGACCGGGAGTTGCTGGAGCGGGTCGGGGTGAGCGCTTCGATGGTGTCGGGGTGCTGTGGGCTGGCGGGGAACTTCGGGTTCGAGAAGGGGCACTACGACGTGTCGATGGCGGTGGCGGAGTTGGAGTTGCTGCCTGCGGTGCGTGCGGCTTCGTCGGAGGGGGCGGCTGTGGTGGCGGACGGGTTCAGCTGTCGGACCCAGGTGCGGCAGGGGGCGGCGGTGGAACCCGTGCACACGGCGACGCTGGTGGCGCGGGCGTTGGGGGTGGCGCGGGCGTTGGGGGTGGCGCGGGGGTAG
- the fabI gene encoding enoyl-ACP reductase FabI — protein MTGLLEGKRLLVTGVITDASIAFHVAKVAQEQGAQVVLTGFGRLSLVERIAKRLPQPAPVVELDVQNQEHLDTLADRVREHVDGLDGVVHAIGYAPPSCLGAPFMDAPWEDVATAMHVSAYSYKALVQATLPLLGRGASVVGLDFDARQAWPAYNWMGAAKAAFESINRYLARDLGPQGIRVNLVSAGPVRTMAAKSIPGFADLEAMWGEKAPLGWDVNDPTPVAQSVCGLLSDWFPATTGSMVFVDGGVHFLGL, from the coding sequence GTGACGGGTCTGCTCGAAGGCAAGCGGCTGCTGGTCACCGGGGTGATCACCGACGCGTCGATCGCCTTCCACGTGGCCAAGGTCGCCCAGGAGCAGGGCGCCCAGGTGGTGCTCACCGGGTTCGGCCGGCTGAGCCTGGTGGAGCGGATCGCGAAGCGGCTGCCGCAGCCCGCGCCCGTGGTCGAGCTGGACGTGCAGAACCAGGAGCACCTGGACACGCTGGCCGACCGGGTCCGCGAGCACGTGGACGGCCTCGACGGCGTCGTGCACGCCATCGGCTACGCCCCGCCGTCCTGCCTGGGCGCGCCGTTCATGGACGCGCCGTGGGAGGACGTCGCCACCGCGATGCACGTCTCGGCGTACTCGTACAAGGCGCTGGTCCAGGCCACCCTGCCGCTGCTGGGCCGGGGCGCGTCGGTCGTGGGCCTGGACTTCGACGCCCGCCAGGCCTGGCCCGCCTACAACTGGATGGGCGCGGCGAAGGCCGCGTTCGAGTCGATCAACCGCTACCTGGCCCGCGACCTGGGCCCGCAGGGCATCCGGGTGAACCTGGTCTCGGCCGGCCCGGTGCGCACGATGGCGGCGAAGTCCATCCCGGGCTTCGCGGACCTGGAGGCGATGTGGGGCGAGAAGGCCCCGCTGGGCTGGGACGTCAACGACCCGACCCCGGTCGCGCAGTCGGTGTGCGGCCTGCTGTCCGACTGGTTCCCGGCCACCACGGGTTCCATGGTCTTCGTGGACGGCGGCGTCCACTTCCTGGGCCTCTAG
- the fabG gene encoding 3-oxoacyl-[acyl-carrier-protein] reductase: MSRSVLVTGGNRGIGLAIAQAFAAQGDKVAVTHRGSGSPEGLLGVKCDVTSAAEVDAAFAEVEAAHGPVEVLIANAGITDDTLLLRMTDEQFTRVLDANLTGAFRVAQRASKGMLRKRYGRIVFISSVVGLMGGAGQVNYAASKAGLVGVARSIARELGSRNITANVVAPGFITTDMTDALPEERRKQILAQVPAGRYGTTEEIASAVTFLASDAAAYITGAVLPVDGGLGMGH, from the coding sequence GTGTCGAGGTCCGTACTGGTCACCGGCGGCAACCGGGGTATCGGTCTGGCGATCGCGCAGGCGTTCGCCGCGCAGGGCGACAAGGTCGCGGTGACCCACCGGGGCTCGGGCTCGCCGGAGGGCCTGCTCGGCGTCAAGTGCGACGTCACCAGCGCGGCCGAGGTGGACGCCGCGTTCGCCGAGGTCGAGGCCGCGCACGGCCCCGTCGAGGTGCTGATCGCCAACGCCGGCATCACCGACGACACGTTGCTGCTGCGGATGACCGACGAGCAGTTCACCCGCGTCCTGGACGCCAACCTGACCGGCGCGTTCCGGGTGGCGCAGCGCGCGTCCAAGGGCATGCTGCGCAAGCGCTACGGCCGGATCGTGTTCATCTCCTCCGTCGTGGGCCTGATGGGCGGCGCCGGCCAGGTCAACTACGCCGCCAGCAAGGCAGGCCTCGTGGGCGTGGCCCGCTCGATCGCCCGCGAACTGGGGTCGCGCAACATCACCGCGAACGTCGTCGCGCCCGGCTTCATCACCACGGACATGACCGACGCGCTGCCCGAGGAGCGCCGCAAGCAGATCCTCGCCCAGGTGCCCGCCGGCCGGTACGGCACCACCGAGGAGATCGCGTCCGCCGTCACGTTCCTGGCCTCCGACGCCGCCGCCTACATCACCGGCGCGGTGCTGCCGGTCGACGGCGGCCTCGGCATGGGCCACTGA
- a CDS encoding YcxB family protein has product MNDEAVNEGAARPASVDFTWSPHPSDWRQALRTAIPLYRWAPWFGLVLGVFGAVVLALGMTWAGVFGLALAVIIIALVPIGTAVNFHNHPLAAKTVTGTADAHSLRMSVGEAARSEVDWSDLPAWSETGGVFVLRTATTAMYAVPHRAFPDPDAVARFRSLLAEHVGPAA; this is encoded by the coding sequence GTGAACGACGAAGCGGTGAACGAAGGAGCGGCCCGCCCGGCCAGCGTCGACTTCACCTGGTCGCCGCACCCGTCGGACTGGCGGCAGGCCCTGCGCACGGCGATCCCGCTCTACCGGTGGGCGCCGTGGTTCGGCCTGGTGCTGGGTGTGTTCGGGGCGGTGGTGCTGGCCCTGGGCATGACGTGGGCGGGCGTGTTCGGGCTGGCCCTGGCTGTGATCATCATCGCACTGGTGCCCATCGGCACCGCGGTGAACTTCCACAACCACCCGCTGGCCGCCAAGACCGTCACCGGCACGGCGGACGCCCACTCGCTGCGCATGTCGGTCGGCGAGGCGGCGCGCAGCGAAGTGGACTGGTCGGACCTGCCGGCGTGGTCGGAGACCGGCGGGGTGTTCGTGCTCCGGACCGCCACCACGGCGATGTACGCGGTGCCGCACCGCGCCTTCCCCGACCCGGACGCCGTCGCCCGCTTCCGCTCCCTGCTGGCCGAACACGTCGGGCCGGCCGCCTGA
- a CDS encoding ferrochelatase, with protein MSYDALLWLSFGGPEGPEDVRPFLENVTRGRGVPPERLDEVEQHYLHFGGVSPINALNRQAIAAVEPLLDLPIYFGNRNWHPMVEDTLARMKADGVRRALVFPTSAYGGYSACRQYDEDILRARAAVPDAPELVKLRQFFDHPLFIDSFAESVRAAAEPFDEYRVVFTAHSVPVSADKAAGPPEEGGHRYSRQVEEASRLVASALSLPEYDVVWQSRSGPPQIPWLEPDVVDHIEALHDKGVANVVVCPIGFVSDHLEVVWDLDTEARDRAAELGMGFARAATPNGDPRFAQLVAELVGEHTSDLPARKLSAFPAAGCTLNGAPCVPLCCEPAKRPAR; from the coding sequence GTGAGTTACGACGCGCTGCTCTGGCTGTCCTTCGGCGGCCCGGAAGGACCCGAGGACGTTCGGCCGTTCCTGGAGAACGTGACCCGGGGCCGTGGTGTCCCGCCCGAACGCCTCGACGAGGTGGAGCAGCACTACCTGCACTTCGGCGGCGTCTCGCCGATCAACGCCCTCAACCGGCAGGCCATCGCCGCCGTCGAGCCGCTGCTGGACCTGCCGATCTACTTCGGCAACCGCAACTGGCACCCCATGGTCGAGGACACCCTCGCGCGGATGAAGGCCGATGGCGTCCGCCGCGCCCTGGTGTTCCCGACCAGCGCTTACGGCGGCTACTCGGCGTGCCGGCAGTACGACGAGGACATCCTGCGCGCCCGCGCCGCCGTGCCGGACGCGCCCGAACTGGTGAAGCTGCGCCAGTTCTTCGACCACCCGCTGTTCATCGACTCCTTCGCGGAATCCGTTCGCGCGGCGGCCGAGCCCTTCGACGAGTACCGGGTGGTGTTCACCGCGCACTCGGTCCCGGTGTCGGCGGACAAGGCCGCCGGTCCGCCGGAGGAGGGCGGTCACCGGTACTCCCGGCAGGTGGAAGAGGCGTCCCGGCTGGTGGCGTCCGCGCTGTCGCTGCCCGAGTACGACGTGGTGTGGCAGTCGCGTTCCGGGCCGCCGCAGATCCCGTGGCTGGAGCCCGACGTCGTCGACCACATCGAGGCCCTGCACGACAAGGGCGTGGCGAACGTCGTGGTGTGCCCGATCGGGTTCGTCAGCGATCACCTGGAAGTGGTGTGGGACCTCGACACCGAGGCCCGCGACCGGGCGGCCGAACTCGGCATGGGCTTCGCCCGCGCGGCCACGCCCAACGGCGACCCGCGGTTCGCACAGCTCGTCGCGGAGCTGGTGGGGGAGCACACCTCCGACCTCCCGGCCCGCAAGCTCTCGGCGTTCCCGGCGGCCGGGTGCACGCTGAACGGCGCTCCGTGCGTACCGCTGTGCTGCGAACCCGCGAAGCGGCCCGCCCGGTGA
- a CDS encoding LacI family DNA-binding transcriptional regulator has protein sequence MVTIADVARHAGVAPSTVSYALTGRRSISQATKARVEASVRALGYHPHAGARSLASSRANVLALVVPMREGMHMPVMMQFVVAVAGAARRHEHDVLLVTADQGAAGLRRVAGSAQVDGLLVMDVEMHDERVPVLRELDRPSVLIGFPADAARLTCVDLDFAEAGARCVDHLADLGHTSVALIGAPRAVYQRDTGYAHRTMAGFSAAAMRRGVSSTTVPTETDHESVHRTVTSLLERHPQLTGLVVHNEAALQSVLDVLRSLGRRIPDDIAVVAICPDDQAERLRPALTSVHVPAEQLGHHAVALLMAKLNRAPTPALTLLPPRLTERASTTR, from the coding sequence TTGGTCACGATCGCCGATGTGGCTCGACACGCGGGGGTCGCGCCCAGCACGGTGTCCTACGCGTTGACGGGCCGCCGGTCCATCTCGCAGGCCACCAAGGCCCGTGTGGAGGCCAGCGTGCGGGCTCTGGGCTACCACCCGCACGCGGGCGCCCGGTCCCTGGCCAGCAGCCGGGCGAACGTGCTCGCCCTGGTGGTCCCGATGCGCGAGGGCATGCACATGCCCGTGATGATGCAGTTCGTGGTCGCGGTGGCCGGCGCGGCCCGCCGCCACGAGCACGACGTCCTCCTGGTGACGGCGGACCAGGGCGCGGCCGGTCTGCGCAGGGTCGCGGGCAGCGCGCAGGTGGACGGCCTGCTCGTGATGGACGTCGAGATGCACGACGAACGCGTACCCGTCCTGCGCGAGCTCGACCGCCCCTCGGTCCTCATCGGCTTCCCAGCGGACGCCGCCCGCCTGACCTGCGTGGACTTGGACTTCGCCGAGGCGGGCGCGAGGTGCGTGGACCACCTGGCCGACCTGGGCCACACCTCGGTGGCCCTGATCGGCGCACCGAGGGCGGTCTACCAACGCGACACCGGCTACGCCCACCGCACCATGGCCGGCTTCAGCGCGGCGGCGATGCGCCGAGGAGTCTCCTCCACCACCGTCCCCACGGAAACCGACCACGAGTCCGTGCACCGAACCGTGACCAGCCTCCTGGAACGCCACCCGCAGCTGACCGGCTTGGTGGTCCACAACGAGGCCGCACTCCAGTCGGTCCTGGACGTGCTCCGCTCCCTGGGCCGCCGCATCCCCGACGACATCGCCGTGGTCGCCATCTGCCCAGACGACCAGGCCGAACGCCTGAGGCCCGCACTGACCTCAGTCCACGTCCCAGCAGAACAACTCGGCCACCACGCAGTCGCCTTGCTCATGGCCAAGCTCAACCGAGCCCCCACCCCGGCCCTAACCCTCCTCCCTCCCCGCCTGACCGAACGAGCCAGCACCACCCGCTGA
- a CDS encoding glycoside hydrolase family 6 protein: MSPRTFLRSRRTAGAMAMVSVGALSAAAVVFGGATANAAPGCKVDYTITSQWQGGFGASVTVTNLGDAISGGWTLDWDFAAGQTVQQGWNGRFSQSGTKVTVQNPEWAATLGSGATATPGFNGSWNGSNPKPTQFRLNGTVCTGTVTTTTTTTTTTTTTTTTTTSGNPNPGTRADNPYVGAGVYVNPQWSRQAAAEPGGSRVANQPTGVWMDRISAIDGNGSPTTGSMGLADHLNEAERQRAASPTGELVFQVVIYNLPGRDCAALASNGELKPDELPRYKAEYIDKIAGILARPEYARLRIVAVIEIDSLPNLVTNVTPRATATPNCDVMKQNQNYQNGVAYAVSKLGDIPNVYNYLDSGHHGWIGWGDTVPEYDNFFASAKMMASILGREGVTKSDVHGFITNTANYSALEEPFWTVDDVVGGQQVKQASKWVDWNDFNGELGFATAFRAELVKQGFDSGIGMLIDTSRNGWGGANRPTAKSTSTDAAKYVDESRIDRRFQKGNWCNQSGAGLGERPKAAPKPNIDAYVWIKPPGESDGSSTAIPNDEGKGFDRMCDPTYTGNPRNGYNLSGALPNAPLSGHWFSAQFQELMRNAYPPLS, encoded by the coding sequence ATGAGTCCTCGCACATTCCTCCGGTCGCGGAGAACGGCCGGAGCGATGGCGATGGTGTCGGTGGGTGCCCTCTCGGCCGCGGCGGTGGTGTTCGGCGGAGCCACCGCCAACGCCGCGCCGGGGTGCAAGGTCGACTACACCATCACCAGCCAGTGGCAGGGCGGTTTCGGGGCCAGTGTCACGGTCACCAACCTCGGGGACGCGATCTCCGGCGGCTGGACGTTGGACTGGGACTTCGCCGCGGGCCAGACGGTCCAGCAGGGCTGGAACGGCCGGTTCAGCCAGTCCGGGACGAAGGTGACCGTCCAGAACCCCGAGTGGGCCGCGACCCTCGGGTCCGGCGCGACGGCCACTCCCGGGTTCAACGGCTCCTGGAACGGCTCGAACCCCAAGCCGACCCAGTTCCGGCTCAACGGCACGGTCTGCACCGGCACGGTGACGACCACGACCACCACCACGACGACCACGACCACCACGACGACGACCACCACCTCGGGCAACCCCAACCCGGGCACGCGGGCGGACAACCCGTACGTCGGCGCGGGCGTGTACGTCAACCCGCAGTGGAGCCGGCAGGCGGCGGCCGAGCCGGGTGGCTCGCGCGTGGCCAACCAGCCGACCGGCGTGTGGATGGACCGGATCAGTGCGATCGACGGCAACGGCTCGCCGACCACCGGCAGCATGGGGCTGGCCGACCACCTGAACGAGGCGGAGCGCCAGCGCGCCGCGTCGCCGACCGGTGAGCTGGTCTTCCAGGTCGTCATCTACAACCTGCCCGGCCGCGACTGCGCGGCGCTGGCGTCCAACGGCGAGCTCAAGCCCGACGAGCTGCCGCGCTACAAGGCCGAGTACATCGACAAGATCGCGGGCATCCTGGCCCGGCCGGAGTACGCGCGCCTGCGCATCGTGGCGGTCATCGAGATCGACTCGCTGCCCAACCTGGTCACCAACGTCACGCCGCGGGCCACGGCCACGCCGAACTGCGACGTGATGAAGCAGAACCAGAACTACCAGAACGGCGTGGCGTACGCGGTGTCCAAGCTGGGCGACATCCCGAACGTCTACAACTACCTCGACTCCGGCCACCACGGCTGGATCGGGTGGGGCGACACCGTTCCCGAGTACGACAACTTCTTCGCCTCGGCGAAGATGATGGCCTCCATCCTGGGCCGCGAGGGCGTCACGAAGTCCGACGTCCACGGCTTCATCACCAACACGGCGAACTACTCCGCGCTGGAGGAGCCGTTCTGGACCGTGGACGACGTGGTCGGCGGCCAGCAGGTGAAGCAGGCGTCGAAGTGGGTGGACTGGAACGACTTCAACGGCGAGCTGGGCTTCGCCACGGCGTTCCGGGCCGAACTGGTCAAGCAGGGCTTCGACAGCGGGATCGGCATGCTGATCGACACCTCCCGCAACGGCTGGGGCGGCGCGAACCGCCCGACCGCGAAGTCGACCAGCACCGACGCGGCGAAGTACGTCGACGAGTCCCGCATCGACCGCCGCTTCCAGAAGGGCAACTGGTGCAACCAGAGCGGTGCCGGCCTCGGCGAGCGCCCGAAGGCGGCGCCGAAGCCGAACATCGACGCCTACGTCTGGATCAAGCCGCCGGGCGAGTCCGACGGTTCGAGCACGGCGATCCCGAACGACGAGGGCAAGGGCTTCGACCGGATGTGCGACCCGACGTACACCGGCAACCCGCGCAACGGCTACAACCTGTCGGGCGCCCTGCCCAACGCGCCGCTGTCGGGCCACTGGTTCTCCGCCCAGTTCCAGGAGCTCATGCGCAACGCCTACCCGCCGCTGTCCTGA